A stretch of DNA from Spirosoma endbachense:
GCAGATGAACATGGGCACGCAGTTGCGCGACATCGACAAAGGCTTTGAAGTCGTAGCGTCGTACCCCAGCCTTAAAAACCTGCCGATCATTATTGGTGAGTCGGACCCGGAAGGTTGCGCGGCCTGCTCGGAGGATTTTAGCCCCCAGAATGCCTACCGCAATGGCACGATGTATTCCAGCTATACGGCCGCTTCATTTGCCCGCAAATATGACCTGGCACAGTCGCGTGGTGTTAACCTGGCCGGTGCGGTTACCTGGGCGTTTGAATTTGAAGACCAGCCCTGGTTCCGGGGATTTCGCGATCTGGCCACCAACGGCGTCGATAAACCCGTTCTGAACGTATTCCGCATGTTTGGCATGATGCCGGGCAATCGGGTTGAGGTAAAAAGTGGGTTAGCGTATGATTATGCTCGTGTGCGGGATGAGAGCGTACGCGCCGAAGCAGATATCAATGCCCTGGCGTCTAAAGATGCCAGATCGGCGGCTGTAATGGTGTGGAACTACCACGATGATAACGTTCCGGCTGCCGACGCGCCTGTTTCGGTTCGGTTGAAAGGATTACCGAACAAGAAAGTTACGCTCCATCATTACCGCATTGACAAGGAGTTCAGTAACTCGTATGAAGTCTGGAAGAAAATGGGCTCGCCCAAGAATCCAACGACCGAACAGGTGGCCGAACTGGAAGCAACTGGTCAGTTGAAAGAGCTTTCTGCACCCGAATCAGTACCAGTAACCAGTGGTGAAGCCACTTTGAATTTCGCCTTACCCCGGCAGGGTGTATCCCTGCTAAAGCTGTCGTGGGACTAATTCAAACCTTGATTACAACCATTTTAACCAGTTTTTTAAGCCCTGTCACTTGAAATATGTCTACTTTCGTTCAACAATATTGAACGAAAGTAGACGAAGGAATATGATTTCAATCGACAATAATACCAGCAAGTTGAACCTGGGAGATCGGATTAAAATCCTGCGGATTAACCAGAACCGGACACTTCAGGAAATCGCGGATGCCAGCGATTTGTCTAAAAGTATGATCTCGAAAATTGAGAACAATAAAACGGTTCCGTCGGTGGCGGCTCTGGTTAAAATCGCAAATACACTGGGTACAACAATCTCCAATTTACTTGAACATGACGGCTGGCTGAATGCTATTGTGACGCCCCGCCAAAAAGCGGAAGAAAGCCTGACGCAGACGGATAAAGGGTACTCGATTTATCCTTATGCGTCGGAATACCACGAGAAGAAAATGCAGCCTTTTCTATTCGTGGGTAAAAAAGGGGAAGTTAAACCGCATGAGCTGTCCCACGAGGGCGAAGAGTTTATCTACGTCATTCGGGGCCAGATGAAAATGCAGGTTGGTGAGGTTGAATATCAACTCAAAGAAGGCGACAGCCTTTATTTTAACTCCTCCCTGAAGCACGGCATTCAGCCGACTTCTGATGAGGTAGCCTATTTAGACATCTTTGTTTAATTCGTAAGTACCATGAAAATTCGTGCCGTCAGGACTAAACTCTACCAATGGAACGGGCCGGTAAAAACCGGTGATACCATCTTTGCGACGCCCCTCAGCCCGCTTCACTTTCAACAGGATTCTCAGGCCGCTTTCCGGTTTTTTAGCTGGCTGGTTGTCGAAATCGAAACCGATGAGGGGCATATCGGTATTGGCAACGCGGGTCTTTGTCCCGACGTAACCAAGAAGATCATCGACAGCAAACTGGCCTCGCTCCTGATCGGCGAAAATCCGCTTAACACCGAATATCTCTTTGAAAAAATGTACCGCTCGACCGTTGCCTACGGTCGGAAAGGTGCCGTCATTGCCGCGATCAGTGCGCTGGACATTGCCTTGTGGGACATTAAAGGGCTGGCCTTCAATCAACCTGTGTTTATGCTGCTGGGCGGACGGACCAAACCGCAGATCGAAACGTATTACAGCCGGTTGTACACCCGCGATCTGGACAGTTTACAGGCCGAAGCCGCTCACTACAAAGCCGAAGGATTTACGGGAATGAAACTCCGTTGTGGTTATCCGCTGACGGATGGACTGGCCGGGCTGAAGAAAAACGTAGAGATGGTCCGTGTTGTGCGGGAGACCGTCGGCGACGATGTAGACATCATGCTCGAAGCCTATATGGGTTTCAATTTTCCCTACGCCAAACAACTCCTCAAAGCGCTGGAGCCCTACAATCTGCGCTGGGTCGAAGAACTAATGCTGCCCGACGAGATCCAAAATTTCGCCAAGCTAAAACAGTACACCGATATCCCGCTGTCGGGCGGGGAGCATGAATACACACGCTACGGTTTCCATGATCTGTTGCAGACCGGTGCGCTCGATATTTTCCAGTTTGATACCAACCGGGTTGGTGGCTTCACCGAAGCACAGAAAATCTGCAATATGGCACTGGTACATGGTGTCGAGGTGATTCCACACGGTGGACAGATGCACAATTTGCACGTCGTCATGAGTTCATTCGCCTGCCCCATGGCCGAATATTTCCCCCAGACCGAAATTGAAGTCGGCAACGAAATGTTCTGGTATATTTTTGATGGTGAAGCTATTGCCGAAAACGGCAAACTCCAGCTCGACGATACTAAACCCGGCATGGGTCTGACCTTAAAAACCGAAGGACTCGAACACTTTACCATCATCGACTAACCAACCTGACTGAACGTATTATGGAACAAATTTCGGTGGAACATAGCATTTTAGACCTGTTCAAGCTGCACGGTCAAACGGCGCTGGTGATAGGCGGGAACCGGGGACTTGGTTTGGCGATGGCTCAGGGATTAGCGGAGGCAGGGGCTAATATTGTGATTGCTGCCCGCGATGAAGCCACGAATCTGCAATCCGAAGAAGCGATCAAATCGACCTATGGAGTTGATTGTATCAGCACCATTTGTGATGTAACGGCCGAAAAAAGCGTCAGATCGGCTGTTAATCAGACGGTAGATCAGTTCGGGAAAGTCGATATTCTGATCAATTCCGCCGGGATCAACATTCGGGGTGCCATTGAAGATTTATCCCTCGATGACTTTACGAAGGTACAGCAGGTCAACGTAACGGGTACCTGGCTGGCCTGCCGCGAAGTGATTCCAGTCATGAAGCAGCATGGATACGGTCGGATCATCAACATCGGCTCGATGCTGGCGTTGACGGCTATCCCAGACCGTACGCCCTATGCCACCAGTAAAGGTGCCATTCTGCAACTGACCCGCTCGCTGGCCATGGAAGTGGCTAAAGAAGGCATTACGGTCAATGCCATTTTGCCGGGCCCTTTCGCTACAGATTTGAACTTGCCCTTGCTTAATGACCCGGAGAAATATCAGGCATTCATCGCCAAAATTCCAATGGGCCGCTGGGGCGAACTTCACGAGATAAGCGGTATTGCGCTGTATCTGGCCAGTCGGGCGTCCAGCTATGTAACGGGCTCCTGCTTTTCGGTGGATGGCGGCTGGGTAACTCAGTAACCCACAGTATTTTATCATTATTCCTAAACCTTCCCCAACTTCATGGAAACGACACGATTAGTGCAACTGTCGGATGCTTCTCAGCAACGGCGGGTTGCTTTGGTGCAGGAACCGTTGCTGCGATTTCTGCAAAATACTACGTCAATTTATACGCTTGCGCTTGACGCAATTCAGAATAAACAGCCTCTCACTGATCTCATTCAAAGTCGATTGTCAGATGAGACGATTGATTATCAGCCCGTGTACGACGGCCAAAGTACCTGGAAACTATTGCCTGCTTTCGATCATCCCGAAGGGCCGTTCGGGTGTATAGTGTCAGGAACGGGTTTAACCCACAAAAACAGTGCATTAAACCGACAGATGATGCACGAGTCGGCCGTTGAAAAGCCAACCGATAGCATGCAGATATACCAGTGGGGCGTTGAAGGCGGCTCACCGGAACCGGGAACAATCGGTGTGCAGCCGGAGTGGTTTTACAAAGGGAATGGTGCGTTTCTGCGGGCGCACGGTCAACCACTGGAAGTGCCTGAATACGGAAACGATGGGGGAGAGGAGCCTGAAGTGGCGGGGGCATACCTGGTAGATGAAGCCGGTACGCCCTGGCGAATTGGTTTTTGTACGGGGAATGAGTTTTCCGACCATATCATGGAGAAAAAGAACTACCTGTATCTGGCGCCTTCCAAGTTACGCCAGTGCGCTATTGGCCCTGAACTGGTCGTTACCGATGACTTCAGTGAATGGACGGGTACGGTGAGCGTCGACAGGAACGGAACGTCTCTTTGGTCGTCTCCCATCCGAACGGGCGAGAAAAACATGGCCCACAGCCTGCAAAATCTGGAATACCACCATTTTAAATACGAAGCTCACCGATTGCCGCTTCAGGCACACGTGCACTTTTTTGGGGCGGATGCCTTCAGTTTCGGCCAGGGAATTGCGTTGCAGGACGGCGATTTGATGCGCGTTGAGTGGAGTGGCTTAGGCCGTGCACTGCAAAATCCACTCAGACTCACAAACGCGACCGAGCAGTTATTGACTGTCCAGGCTTTATGATCAACTAATAGAACGCGGATGTTTATGATAATTATGATTTAAACTTCAAATCTTAACTTATCATAAACATCCGCGTTCTATTTTGCTTCCTCAACCCTCATGGAAAATCAGATTGGTTTACTGGGTGACGTTAAACCGCTGAAAATGCGTTGGGTCATGGTGAGCCTGGCATTTCTGGCCACAGTGCTCAACTACGTTCACCGACTTTCATTCAACTATCTGAGTGCGGATGGTGATCTGCGGAAGCTTATTCCCGACGATGCGTTCGGCTACATTGGCACCGCATTTTTTGTGGCTTACATGCTGTCCAACGCCTTTTCAGGCTTTGTGATCGATAAACTTGGCACGCGCGTCGGGTATGCGTTGTGTATGGCTTTCTGGACGAGTGCCGGGTTGGTTCATGCTTTTGCCGTTACGCCCCTACAGTTCGGTATCTGTCGATTTTTTCTGGGCATTGGCGAAGCTGGAAACTGGCCAGCCGCTATCAAACTGACCAGCGAGTGGTTCCCGCCGAACGAGCGGTCCACGGCGTCGGGAATTTTCAACAGCGGTTCAGCTTTGGGTGCTGTGATTGTGCCGCCGATGGTCGCTTATCTGGGCGTTGAATACGGCTGGCAAGCTACGTTCGTCATTCTGGCGGTTTTTGGATACCTATGGCTGGCTATTTTCTGGTTTACATACTACACACCCGAACAATCGGCGAAAGAGGCTAAAGCTCGAATTATTCCACCCCTGAAACTACTCAAAACCCGGTTTGTGATCATGTTCACACTCTCCAAAACCTTCATGGACCCGGTTTGGTATTTCGTTACATTCTGGATCGGGCGTTACCTGGTCGACGTTCATCACTGGGATTTGAAACAGATTGGCTGGTATGCTACGATTCCCTTCATCATCGCCGATGTAGGCAATCTGGTCGGCGGGTATTTCACCCAGTACATTATCAAACGGGGCGTTCCGATTCCCAAAGCGCGGAAAATCGCGGTTGCCATCGCCGGGTCGATTATGGGAGTATCCTTGTTGCTGGGACCGCTTGTCATCACTACTCCCTTATCGGCGTTGTTGATTTTCGGGATGGCCGGATTTGGCTATACGGCATACACGGCTAATTCGCTGGCGTTTCCGGCCGATGTAGTGCCGAAAAGCGCGGCTGCCTCCGTTTGGGGATTGGCCTGCGTTGGCACGGGGCTTGGCGGGGCTTTGTTTCAGTCGCTGTCGGGGCTGATTCTGAAATCCTATTCAGGTACATTAGGCTATGCGGCTGCCTACAACATACTGTTTATTGGTTTTGGGGTAGTAGCGCTGATTGGTTTATTGATTATGATGTTGTTCATGGGGCCGCTGGTTAAAAACAAAGAACTCCATCAGTACGTCGAAGCGGATGTTTCCGTTTTACAGGCTTAACGGACTCAATGCCAATACTATCAGGACTTTCGCTTCGAGTCGTGCCACCGGAGCGAACGTCCTGTTTCATTAAGGTGGTCTACATGTATTGCAGCCATTCGTTTGTTCCTGCCAGCTTTAGTTCCGGTTTGTTTGTTTCTTTAGGCAATAAAGGCTGCAAGCCCCTATCTTCATGCTGGGAAAACTAACTTATTTAGCTTTAGGGGTAGGCAATAATCGATGAAGATACTGTTAGTAGAAGACGAACCTGATTTACTGCAGGCGGTGTGTCGCTATCTGGAAGGGGAGGGCTATGCGGTTACTACGGCCGATACGTATCCGGAGGCCGCCCAGAAAGCGAATGATTACGACTATGATTGTGTCGTGGTGGATTTGATGTTGCCCGGTGGACACGGGTTCGATCTGGTTCGGGCTTTAAAACATCGCCAGTCAGCCGCCGGGATTATTGTAGTTACTGCGAAGGATACACTGGCCGATAAACTTACTGGACTTGAGATCGGAGCGGACGATTATTTGACCAAACCCTTTCATCTCCCGGAGCTAAACGCTCGAATCCGATCAGTACTCCGTCGGCGCTTGTTTGGCGGCCATGAGCAGTTGAAGGCCGGGGAACTGACCCTCTGGCTAAATCAGCAACGTGTACAGGTTCGGGATACGGATACCAAGCTGACCAGTAAAGAGTATGAATTACTCCTGTTTCTGGTCACCAATGCTGACCGGCTCTTAGCCAAATCGGCCATTGCCGAGCATGTCTGGGGTGATGCGATGGATGCCGCTGACTCACACGAGTTTCTCTATACGCACGTCAAAAATCTTCGCCGGAAGCTCATTGCTGCGGGCTGCCCTGATTATATTCAGACCCGTTACGGAGCGGGTTACATCTTTTCTGCTCGTACGCCATGAGTCTTTTCGGTCAAACGGCCCGTTACTTGTTGCTGTCGGCATTTCTCATTGCCCTGGTGGGGTCTGTTGGGTTTTATACGCTCATTCACCGAAAAATCCGGCATGAAGTAGATGAAATTCTGGTCAGTCAGGTTGACCAGGCCCAAAAGCACCTTCAGCACCATCCGCTTGCCGGACTTACCGATGGAGACGATAATCCGCATATCGAACCCGTCAGCCAAATGATACGGTCGGAATTTAAGGATCTGAGAATTCAGGATTCATTAAATACGAAGTCGCTTATACTAGTGCGCCAGTTCCAGACAACGATAGTTGCTAACGGTCAGCACTATTTAGTGCGGGTGCAGCTACCCTATCATGAATTCAACGAGTTGGCTCGTGATTTGTCGATCTGGATTATTATTGGCTTTTTAGTGCTTATGGCCTTGTCTGTTCTGCTAGGGCTTGGCCTGTCAAGCCGACTGTGGCGGCCCTTCTATGTCACAATTGATCAGCTTAGCCAGTTTAGGCTAGATCAACCTGCCAGCCTTTCTTTTCCTCAGGCCCATGTACGGGAGTTTGATTTACTGAGTCGGTCGCTAGGCGAATTAACCCGAAAAGTTCGTCAGCAATTTTCACTCCAGAAGCAGTTTACCGAAAATGCGTCACATGAACTGCAAACTCCCTTAGCCGTCGCATCGGCTGAACTGGATTTTTTGCTTCAGTCGAAACACCTGACCGAAGACGACCATACCCATCTCCAACGGGCGACCGATGCCCTGAGTCGGCTGAGCCAGTTAAATCGCTCACTGTTGTTACTGACGCAGGTTGAAAATGACCAGTTTGCCTCCGATGAACTCGTCAATCTGAGTGCCTTGGTTCATCAGTCTATGCTTGATTTTGAGCCATTTTTTGCTCATAAACAACTGGTCGTTACCGTAGCCATCCAGCCGGAGGTACAACTCCGGGTAAACCGCCAGTTGGTGGGGGTACTCCTGACTAATCTCTTGAAAAATACGGCCCGACATTGTCCGGTTGGCGGTCGCGTGGCGCTTTCACTGACAAATGCTCAACTGACGATTTGCAACACGGGTGAGCCGCTTCCGTTTGCCGAAAGCCAGTTATTCAATCGGTTTGTCAAGGACCCGGCTCGCCCTGATTCCATCGGTTTAGGACTGGCCTTAGTCAGGCAGATCTGCGAGCGGTACGGGTTGCCACTAACCTATGCCTACGATCAGGCAAGCAAAACGCATTCATTTCAGATTGGACTCATGAGCGCCAAAGCAGACAACTTCAAATTTGCTTCATAATTGATGCCGAAACTTGCGCGCAAATCTTGTCATTGATGAAACAACGTATTCTTTTTGGCCTGCTCATGTTGGCCGCCGTATCGACCTTCGGCCAAACGAGCCGCCTGATTCGGGTGGAAGATAGTGTCACCCACGAACCCATTATTGGGGCAACCATCCGCACGACTTCTTCGATAAAACCGATCATTGGTGCCGTAACGGATGGGCATGGGGTGGCTTCAATGCCCAGCACACCCGCCAGCGTCACGGCGCTCACGGTCAGTGCCGTTGGCTACGAAACCGAAACGTTTCCGCTGACAGCGGGTGCAGATACACTGGTATTTCAACTGCACAGTCAGGATGAATCGCTCGACGAAGTGACCGTGACCTCGACACGAACCAACTCCCGCATCGAAGACTTACCCATTAAAGTTGAAGTGCTGGGTCAGGAAGATATGGACGAAGAAAGTGCGGTTGTGCCGGGCAACGTCAGTAGTATTCTGGGCGATATTTCCATCATTCACGTCCAGCGCACCTCAGCCGTCAACGGCAACCAGGCCATTCGGATGCAGGGACTTGATCCCAAATACACCCAGATTTTGCGCGACGGCTTACCCCTTTATGAAGGCTTTTCGGGTAACCTGGGTGTATTGCAGATTCCACCCCTGGATTTAAAACAGATTGAAGTAGTAAAAGGCTCGGTATCAACCCTCTACGGGGGAGGAGCTATTGGAGGTATGATCAACATTGTTTCCAGATCGCCGACCTCCGAAACACCTGAATTTACGGCGTTGCTCAACCGCTCGAATCTGAAAGAAACCAACCTGAATGCCTACTATTCGCAGCGTTATGGCAAAACGGGTTTGACGCTCTTTACGGGCTATACCTACCAAAAAGCGGTAGATGTGACGGGCGACGGCTTTACGGATAGTCCCGGCATCAAGCAGTTTAATTTTCACCCCAAGTTTTTCTGGAATCCAACGGATCATACCAAACTGGATATTGGTTATGCATTTACCACCGAAAACCGTACCGGAGGGTATTTGCCCGCTCTGGAAGGGGCAGAACCGAACTCCTATAAAAACGTCACCGACCTGCAGCGCCATACTGTCGATTTCAACGCCAGTCACAATACATCGGAAACCAACGCCATAACGGTGAAAGGCGCTGTCAGCACCTTCCACCGGCAGAACACGGATTATCAGAAGCTGTCCGACGGTCGGCAGTCGTCGGTGTATCTGGAAGCCAACGATCTAGCCCGCTTTGGTAAACACCAGCTTATTGTGGGCGCCAACCTGACAGTGGAAGCGTTCCGCAAGAATCCGGATAGCACCCGCCTTGTAGATTACACCTACAACACGGTTGGGGGCTTTGTGCAGGATGACTGGCAGGTGGGCGAAAAAGTAGCGATTCAAGCGGGTTTACGGTTAGATCACCACAATATATTCGGGAGTTTTCTATTGCCGCGCCTGTCGGTAAAACTCAAACCATCCGACCCCTGGACGGTACGGCTGAGTGTGGGAACGGGTTATAAAACGCCAAACCTGTTTGTCAACCAAACGCCCGGCGCGCTGAATGTTAGTTTAATTTTCCCGCGCTTGCTGCCGATCGATGTGGCTACTGTAAAGGCTGAACGGTCGGTGGGTACCAACATCGACATTGCGTATTCGAAAAGCTTCGAGAGTGGTTTTTCGGTGCAGGTCGATCAGGCGCTTTATTATACTTACGTCAATTCGCCGGTGGTGTCGGCTTTTGCCAGTTTGTCGAGCAACCTGGGGGCATACACCCAGCTGATCAACGCGCCTTATAACCTGTACAGTCTTGGGACGGACACCTACGTCCGACTCGAATACAAAGCCTACGAATTATATTTTGGCTACAACCACACGCTCGCGCGACGGGATGGGCCGACCGATAATACGTACCTGCCGCTGGCACCCCAGGACAAATTTTCCACGACGATTGCCTGGGAAAATGATCACTTCCGGTTTGGCATTGAGAGTAGCTATGTGGGAAGTCAGTATCTCTACAACAATCAGAAAGTGGCGAATTATTGGTTCTTTGCCGCAGCGGCCGAATACCATTATAACGAGCACTGGCGGCTGGTGCTCAACGGCGAAAATATCTTCAATGTAAAACAGGCCAATTACGAAACCATTGTGCTTGGGGCCAATCCGACCGTACAGCCCACGTTTCGGCCGATCTGGGCACCGCTGGAAGGGCGGATTGTTAATCTGGCCCTGAAGTTTACATTATAGACGATCACATCCCTACTCGAAAATCACCGCTTCAGGCGCTTTTCGAGTAGGGATGTTAGGCGAATTTCAAGTGAAAACGCCAATAGGGCACACCCAACTAAAAACATACTGGATAAAAACGTGAACCCTCTGATTAATGATCTGGGTGTTAGGCTAAATTCGTTCTGTGCCTTGTGTGTTGCTTTCGGTCAGCACCGGGTGGCCAGCCATCGAACCGTCGTTGGGAACCGGGCACAAAATCGCCTAAAACGGTAGTGAATTCCGGCCAATGAGCCATTAAAGCTTTTTAATATAATAAATAAAAGGATAAGTTGTATGGATTTCAGAACGGCTTCAATTCGGAAAAAACTTCAGAATTGCTTCAAGTTTGGCCAGGACTTTTGCTGGCATTATGAAATCAACATTTCGCATCAGTTTCCTCTTATCGCTACTTGTCTGGGCTACGCCAATGCTTGCCCAACAGGCTCTACTTACTTCGACTAATCATCTGACGGGAAAAGTACTGGATGCAGCGACCAATCAAGCGCTCCCCTTCGCGTCTGTAGCGATCTTTAAGCAGGTGAACGGAAAAGATAGCCTGATAACGGGTAATCAAACCGACGAACAAGGGGCATTTAGTATTGCCAACGTTCCGATGGGGTCACTGATTGCGCGGATTACGTTTGTGGGGTATCAGAATTTCGAACAAACGATTCGTGTTAACCAGGCACAAACTGACATCGGTATCCTGGCCTTGAAACCTGACGCCAGTACACTAAAAGAGGTAAAGGTGACAGGTGAGAAAAGTGCCATCGATTTGACGATGGAGAAGCGAACCTTCAACGTTTCCAAGAACCTCACGACCATTGGCGGTACCGCCGAAAATATACTCAAAAACGTACCTTCCATTACCCTCGACGAAAGTGGTAACCCTAGTCTGCGCAACATGGCCACCACGATTTATGTCAATGGTAAACCGACGCAGTTGACTTTGTCACAGATTCCTGCCAATCAGATTGAATCCGTTGAAGTCATTTCCAATCCGTCGGCCCGCTACGATGCGTCGACTACGGGCGGTATCGTGAATCTGGTGCTGAAGAAAAATCGGCAACCGGGCTACAATGGCATAATCAGCGCGGGAATCGGCAATAATTCGCGTTTCGATGGTACGCTGAATCTGGACTGGCGCCGGGGTAAGTGGAATCTGACGAGCTTTTATTCAATCAACGCAACCAAAAATCCGACGACAGGTTATGTCTTCCGGACGAATCGTCGTAGTGATGGTAGCCCGGCTAATTATTTTAATCAGAACACCAACATCAGCCTCGACAATACATTCCAAAGCGGGCGGATTGCAGCCGATTATGCACTGAACAACCGGAATACCCTATCTCTGGCGGCAACCCTGGTAGGAGGGGCCTTCAATACGGTTAGCACCCAACCCTATGATTATCGCGATCTGAGTCAGACGGT
This window harbors:
- a CDS encoding helix-turn-helix domain-containing protein — protein: MISIDNNTSKLNLGDRIKILRINQNRTLQEIADASDLSKSMISKIENNKTVPSVAALVKIANTLGTTISNLLEHDGWLNAIVTPRQKAEESLTQTDKGYSIYPYASEYHEKKMQPFLFVGKKGEVKPHELSHEGEEFIYVIRGQMKMQVGEVEYQLKEGDSLYFNSSLKHGIQPTSDEVAYLDIFV
- a CDS encoding enolase C-terminal domain-like protein; the protein is MKIRAVRTKLYQWNGPVKTGDTIFATPLSPLHFQQDSQAAFRFFSWLVVEIETDEGHIGIGNAGLCPDVTKKIIDSKLASLLIGENPLNTEYLFEKMYRSTVAYGRKGAVIAAISALDIALWDIKGLAFNQPVFMLLGGRTKPQIETYYSRLYTRDLDSLQAEAAHYKAEGFTGMKLRCGYPLTDGLAGLKKNVEMVRVVRETVGDDVDIMLEAYMGFNFPYAKQLLKALEPYNLRWVEELMLPDEIQNFAKLKQYTDIPLSGGEHEYTRYGFHDLLQTGALDIFQFDTNRVGGFTEAQKICNMALVHGVEVIPHGGQMHNLHVVMSSFACPMAEYFPQTEIEVGNEMFWYIFDGEAIAENGKLQLDDTKPGMGLTLKTEGLEHFTIID
- a CDS encoding SDR family NAD(P)-dependent oxidoreductase; protein product: MEQISVEHSILDLFKLHGQTALVIGGNRGLGLAMAQGLAEAGANIVIAARDEATNLQSEEAIKSTYGVDCISTICDVTAEKSVRSAVNQTVDQFGKVDILINSAGINIRGAIEDLSLDDFTKVQQVNVTGTWLACREVIPVMKQHGYGRIINIGSMLALTAIPDRTPYATSKGAILQLTRSLAMEVAKEGITVNAILPGPFATDLNLPLLNDPEKYQAFIAKIPMGRWGELHEISGIALYLASRASSYVTGSCFSVDGGWVTQ
- the araD1 gene encoding AraD1 family protein — encoded protein: METTRLVQLSDASQQRRVALVQEPLLRFLQNTTSIYTLALDAIQNKQPLTDLIQSRLSDETIDYQPVYDGQSTWKLLPAFDHPEGPFGCIVSGTGLTHKNSALNRQMMHESAVEKPTDSMQIYQWGVEGGSPEPGTIGVQPEWFYKGNGAFLRAHGQPLEVPEYGNDGGEEPEVAGAYLVDEAGTPWRIGFCTGNEFSDHIMEKKNYLYLAPSKLRQCAIGPELVVTDDFSEWTGTVSVDRNGTSLWSSPIRTGEKNMAHSLQNLEYHHFKYEAHRLPLQAHVHFFGADAFSFGQGIALQDGDLMRVEWSGLGRALQNPLRLTNATEQLLTVQAL
- a CDS encoding MFS transporter translates to MENQIGLLGDVKPLKMRWVMVSLAFLATVLNYVHRLSFNYLSADGDLRKLIPDDAFGYIGTAFFVAYMLSNAFSGFVIDKLGTRVGYALCMAFWTSAGLVHAFAVTPLQFGICRFFLGIGEAGNWPAAIKLTSEWFPPNERSTASGIFNSGSALGAVIVPPMVAYLGVEYGWQATFVILAVFGYLWLAIFWFTYYTPEQSAKEAKARIIPPLKLLKTRFVIMFTLSKTFMDPVWYFVTFWIGRYLVDVHHWDLKQIGWYATIPFIIADVGNLVGGYFTQYIIKRGVPIPKARKIAVAIAGSIMGVSLLLGPLVITTPLSALLIFGMAGFGYTAYTANSLAFPADVVPKSAAASVWGLACVGTGLGGALFQSLSGLILKSYSGTLGYAAAYNILFIGFGVVALIGLLIMMLFMGPLVKNKELHQYVEADVSVLQA
- a CDS encoding response regulator transcription factor is translated as MKILLVEDEPDLLQAVCRYLEGEGYAVTTADTYPEAAQKANDYDYDCVVVDLMLPGGHGFDLVRALKHRQSAAGIIVVTAKDTLADKLTGLEIGADDYLTKPFHLPELNARIRSVLRRRLFGGHEQLKAGELTLWLNQQRVQVRDTDTKLTSKEYELLLFLVTNADRLLAKSAIAEHVWGDAMDAADSHEFLYTHVKNLRRKLIAAGCPDYIQTRYGAGYIFSARTP
- a CDS encoding sensor histidine kinase, which encodes MSLFGQTARYLLLSAFLIALVGSVGFYTLIHRKIRHEVDEILVSQVDQAQKHLQHHPLAGLTDGDDNPHIEPVSQMIRSEFKDLRIQDSLNTKSLILVRQFQTTIVANGQHYLVRVQLPYHEFNELARDLSIWIIIGFLVLMALSVLLGLGLSSRLWRPFYVTIDQLSQFRLDQPASLSFPQAHVREFDLLSRSLGELTRKVRQQFSLQKQFTENASHELQTPLAVASAELDFLLQSKHLTEDDHTHLQRATDALSRLSQLNRSLLLLTQVENDQFASDELVNLSALVHQSMLDFEPFFAHKQLVVTVAIQPEVQLRVNRQLVGVLLTNLLKNTARHCPVGGRVALSLTNAQLTICNTGEPLPFAESQLFNRFVKDPARPDSIGLGLALVRQICERYGLPLTYAYDQASKTHSFQIGLMSAKADNFKFAS
- a CDS encoding TonB-dependent receptor, with protein sequence MKQRILFGLLMLAAVSTFGQTSRLIRVEDSVTHEPIIGATIRTTSSIKPIIGAVTDGHGVASMPSTPASVTALTVSAVGYETETFPLTAGADTLVFQLHSQDESLDEVTVTSTRTNSRIEDLPIKVEVLGQEDMDEESAVVPGNVSSILGDISIIHVQRTSAVNGNQAIRMQGLDPKYTQILRDGLPLYEGFSGNLGVLQIPPLDLKQIEVVKGSVSTLYGGGAIGGMINIVSRSPTSETPEFTALLNRSNLKETNLNAYYSQRYGKTGLTLFTGYTYQKAVDVTGDGFTDSPGIKQFNFHPKFFWNPTDHTKLDIGYAFTTENRTGGYLPALEGAEPNSYKNVTDLQRHTVDFNASHNTSETNAITVKGAVSTFHRQNTDYQKLSDGRQSSVYLEANDLARFGKHQLIVGANLTVEAFRKNPDSTRLVDYTYNTVGGFVQDDWQVGEKVAIQAGLRLDHHNIFGSFLLPRLSVKLKPSDPWTVRLSVGTGYKTPNLFVNQTPGALNVSLIFPRLLPIDVATVKAERSVGTNIDIAYSKSFESGFSVQVDQALYYTYVNSPVVSAFASLSSNLGAYTQLINAPYNLYSLGTDTYVRLEYKAYELYFGYNHTLARRDGPTDNTYLPLAPQDKFSTTIAWENDHFRFGIESSYVGSQYLYNNQKVANYWFFAAAAEYHYNEHWRLVLNGENIFNVKQANYETIVLGANPTVQPTFRPIWAPLEGRIVNLALKFTL